Genomic segment of Apium graveolens cultivar Ventura chromosome 7, ASM990537v1, whole genome shotgun sequence:
tagagtctaacaaagcttatgtcataagactagatcgggagttgagaaaagcaaagattaatgatctcagagctgcaatatttcaaactggtgaagatactgcagagcttaaagatgtcaaacggagaatgattgatgaactcagatatgctgagaaatgtttgttgaagaattatctcagaacaactcctgacatcagagagatcataaaatgatgaagccaagtcaaagatctacaactacttaaattctgatgtgtatacagaccaaagttgttatcagaagttgaattggtaaaagctttaaggactgtaagttgtagttatcttgtctatttctcatgcatttgtacttaatgtttttgacatcatcaaatatctgttaaacttgtatattttgctaatttacaagttgggggagattgttagatatatttgataatgtcatggctaatatgttttatgtttagatttcagatcttatttgaacagaacaaatcagtacttaactgatcagtacttatactggacgtcagaacttaagggatatcagtacttatgttatcaggagataagcatcaggagatagatatcagaacttaagtgctgaagaacgatcagataaggacagtagctgattgaagttaagaagatcaagataaacataagaagagatatgcatgaagaaggaatttcgtgaagaatggaatacttggaatagaagatatctgattgatatattttaggaagcagaattatattccatatcaattagcgattatcttgtaactgtgtagtatataaacacagacatagggtttacactataagtgttatcattatcgagaatattatttactgtaactctagcagctctcgtgatattttgttcatcactgagagataacagttccagattgtaacagagtttattgtttcaataaagtttgttttctgttacataagttcttgaagtttgatttgattgtaataaacactgtattcaccccctctacagtgaaagtgtgacctaacatctaaatataccatttttattcttttttattcatatatgacttataattctatatgtaatATTTTACCCATTTTTTGATTCTTATATACCAGATATTTATATTGCTTTTTATATAAACAAAATCGTATATACATTGTAATTTCTAGATTAATAAATGCTAATTTAGCACCAATTGCAAAATTATACACACATAATgattattttatcaaaaaaaattatgcaatcataaactatataaaaacacaaattcagctaacaataagaaatttaatatgcaattacttagtgttgttgatttaattttttgttaaattatccATCAATCGTGTCGCGACtaaaattttgatttaaaatattagTTATATTTTTTGAACAATAGATAGATAAATAATAACTTTGAGTTTGTTGTTATAATAACATTTAAATTAATGAAAActacatataatttaaaaatgaaaattGCAATAATCGtacaattttatttaataattattcaATGCTAATATgtattcaaaaataaaaaattaaaataaatttttataaccattattaaatattaatattttaatctCGGTCGTGCTTGACACGGGTTATCTACTAGTATAACTAATGAATATAGCTAATAGCACGGAGCATAAATCCTTATAGGTTCAACAAAATTTTAGCTAATGGTATTTTAGCTAACAAGTTTACCTAATATCCTTGGAGATGGTCATATGGTCACAAATACACATCCACAGTATCTATGGTGTGAGTACCCTTAACTATATGTTGTTTCTTAAATTGCTATTAGATCTATGTTATGTCATGAACTAATAGATTGACTACTATTATATCCTAACTATACCACTTAATCATTTTCAGAAATGAGATCGAAGAAGATGGCACTGATAATGAGCTTGATTTGGTACAATTTCCTCTGCATAGTGAAGAATCACTACTTGATCTCATAATTGTCGAATGTGGCAAGCTCCAAGTTAACTTTGAGGGTGAAGGCAAAAACAGTATCACTACATCAATAATGCCTACTGGTTCGCGTATAATTGAAGAGCACTGGAGTCACAAGAGTCATCCACTAGAGCAGATCCAGTATACTTCTAGTGAGAGTGGTGAAAACGATAATAATGATTATGGACATGGAGGAGTGTTGACTTGCGATGGGTGCATTCAACAAATAACTGTATCCCATCCGTCTTACTACGCTTGTGTGAAATGCGATTTCTTTCTCCACTCCTTCTGTGCCACTAAATTGCCACAAAAGCTGCATCTAGGGGCATCCCCATTTCATCCCCAGCATACACTCTTGCTCCGGAGGACAGACAATCTTTTTGTAAATGTGCGCTGTAAAGTTTGTGGCTACCAGACGAACGGATTTTACTACCACTGTGAGACTTGTGATATTGTAATTGACATCCGTTGTGTATTCGTGCCCACGAGGATAAAACATAGATCTCACAAGCACTCCCTTGTGCAGGGTCCATCTTCCAATTCTATGTGTAGTGTGAGTAACACTCGGATCGCTCGTGGTATGGAATATGGCTGTGAAACTTGCAGCAGCTTCAAGATCAGTATGCTGTGTGCGTTTTATCCAAGTAGGATGAAACACAGATATGATGATCACCCGCTAACCTTGAGACAACCTCCATTCTTCTACGAGGGAGTATTCTACTGTGAAATATGTGAAGAACACGTTAACAATCAGGTGTGGCTCTACCATTGTGGTGAATCATGTGATCACTCTTTTCATTATGATTGCCTACGTTGGCACGAAAGCATCAAGTTAGAAAGGAACTTTAAAATCCGTAGGAATGATATATTACACAAATACAGAGTTTTGAAGAGATCTTTCAGAAAGAATTATTCCCTGATGAGTAGTAAGTATCAGGAGCAAATGAATGAATGGGGTTACCTTATAGGATGCGATGGCTGTGGACAAATTATCTGCCGCACGTGGTGCAAGGAAGAGTCATTTTAATCCTCTCTACAACAGCTATCCGGTTCAATGATAATCATCTTATTATTTGTACCTTGAATTAGCATCTTGTGGCAACTACTAAAGTTTATTTTAAAtgtaggatattttaatttttcatgTACTTCTCTAATCAAACCATTTTCATATCCCCCCCCCAACCCCCCAGATCACCTCACTTGCATTCAATTTCAGTTGCACTGTATATCATGGTACTGATACGAAAGTTAAAATTATATTGAGAGCCCAAGAACTAATCTTAGGCGGTCAATGAAATCTGAAGCACGCATCTTTTTAAGAACTTGGAAATATCATAGTACATTAGCAAAGAGCTGTGGGAGATAGGAGAATACAAGTATATATTGCGCGATAGGTTTCATGAACAGGAGAATGTGTCTGTTAGGAAGATAAAGGTGTTCTTGTTTCAGCGGGCAAGAGGACATGGTAATTTTCAATATTACATCTTTTTTCTTAAATGTTGCGAGAGATGTATTAAACTGTAAGGCAATTCTGTTTTACTTTCAGGTTTCTACAGCTATCTTACGGAACTCAAATGATGATGCTACCTGCATGCATCTTATTTATGCGAATTTTACATTTCATGACAACCTTTTGAAGGTAATAAACACTCAACGCCCCCCTGGATATGTTCCCTGGGATTTCAAAATATGGCACCTCTTTAAAAAGTACAAAATAACCCTCCGTCCTCTAGTTTCTTAGCATTTGAAACAAAAAGTTTCTTATGCATTTTAAGGTTCTTATTTAGTAGGGTGCACtaacttatttttaatttttttttgaataaaagtctaaacattaaacttttatttaaaaaaaaatattaaaaataaattctGGAACTATATTAGATAAAAGTCGGGGGTGTATTCATTTCAAATTTTAAAGGATTGTTAATAATCTAtggattttaaaagattttcgtTGATTTTAATTCTTCGTGAATTTTGATGGAGTTGATCCAAAATCTTGTAGATTCTTGCAGATTTTGTGGAATTTTTtacaaatccatcaaaatctcatgtattttgaagagatttcaagatattaaaaatgtaatagcaaatccatcaaaatccataacttttttaaataaaagaaaattcaTGGAATTTTGAATATCATGAGATTTTGatccaaattgaataccaccaaattttgattgatttttttaaatctaaattgaatacactcagattttaaaagactttttACAATCCTGTTGAATACcttcagattttaaaggattatttcaaatccaaattgaataccccATGATTTCTAAAATCCATAAAAATCCTTCAAAATCCTAATTGAATACAcccttaaaatgcgtgtcgaactTGTTAAGACGGCCGGAGGGAGTATAACTTTGAGGGTGAAGGCAAAAACAGTTTTAGTACGTCAGCTATGCCTATTATAATGTCGCATATTTGGTTATAAAAGCGGCCTATATAATGATGGTGTATGAAGAATGCTATATATCAGAAACATGTTGCCTTATGACCCCTATTATTTTGTATCTCCATCACCAGTGTTTCTGCTACCATTATTACGTTCGATTCATTGAAGATAGTTAGATAAGTATTTACGGAATAGACTTGAGAAAACAATTCATCTGTGGTTGTACGAAATTTGAAATTTAGGTCTAAAATTACAGTCCAGGTTTGTGACTTGAGCATGCAATTGAAAGAGGTCGATCTATTGTTGTGGATTTGAACATAATTAGATATTGTTATATGGAGCATTAGTTCTATTTTAGCACCAAAAAccattggacttgctcttataCTTCTCAAATCAGCAGTAACCGAAGAACCTCATTTCTTGATGTCTGCCTCTGCACCGGAAATGAGTTAACTCTGCTGCATTTTAGTATGTATGCACTACTTGTTCTGCGCCATCTGCAACAAGATTGTTCCGTAATCTGCTGGTTGTGGCTGTATTACTGTCACTGATGCACATACTTTGTGCATATTAGTTATGCTAAATCTACAATATCTATGGCCTCAGTACCTCAACTACGTACATGTTTCTCATAAATATGTTGACTATTTTATACCAACTACCGAACTAATAGAAGTAATTCAATTACAGAAATGAGATCGAAGATGGCTTTGATAATGAACCTGATTTGGTTCAAAGTGAAGAATCAGCTCATTGATCTCATGACTGTCCAATGTTGCAAGCTCCAATAACACTTCCAGGGTGAAGATAAAAACAGTATCACTTTTTAATGCTACGTTTAATGCTTAGGACGAGCATAATAGGGGAACTGTATCAGGAGAGACATTGATGTTCGCTTTTTGACAGGTCTAATTAATCAAAGCCCAATCCCTAAACTTCCTTCAGAATGATCGATGAATTTTCCTGGAACAGAAGTTACCGTGCAATACTATAGGAAACCGTAGAACTTCAAAAATAGTTAGTCAATATTCGAGATAGCATTTCTTAACAGCGCAAATTCAGAGTATCCAAGGGACACTAATGAAATGTGAGTCTTGAAATTGATAGTAGCTTGTGTCTCACTATCTACAAAGATTATTATCGGTTCTTGCCTCAATAGTAGGGAGAAAATTAGCCGGTGTCCCACTATTTGGCAGGATTATTTTATCAGCACGCTTAATAATAGCGATGAAAAATACTAGAGGCTGAGTTCGATAGAGACATAATCGTCCAAATTATAACAACTATACACTATTACTTATACATTGAGATAACTAACAGAAGCGTCAAGATTATACACGAAGAGACATGTTGAGATCACTAACTGAACCGTAAAGACTATACATGAAGAGCGATCCCCTGCCTTGTACGGGTTAAGGAGCTAGTAATAATCAAATAAAAACCCAAAAAGAAAGAAGTAATAACGTGGCATAACAAAAATTTAAGCTGGTTGGACTATTGAACAATGAGATCACGGACATGAGCTACCTTGTAAAATTCGGGTCCTCGATCACCATTTTCAGTGCGAATCCTATCACAGAATTCTGAAGGCATCCCACTTAATATTAGTGTCTGAAGGGAATCAAGAAATATGATTCCTTCTGGAAGCTCCTCCACCTCTATACATTTTTGAAATTTCAAATATTCAAGAATGGGCATGCTTCCTTCGTCCACCCTCCATTTTTCCAAATTGTTAAGAAAGTAGAGTTCAAGACGGATGAGTTTTGGAAAACCCATGGCTGAGCACACCATTTCCTTCCCCTCATATGCGTTAAATCCTAAATCAAATTCCCTCAAAGTTGGTATCTTCTCCAGTACTGGCATCGGGTCTTCCTCTAGGCACGTACATATCAATTTTAGTTTGGTGATACCCGTGAGATATGCATCAATACGAGTGTGATTAAGTTGTTGCTGCTCCTCAAATAGTTCACCCAACTCTGGGAGCTGTCCATTTACTGATAATTCCCGGAGGTTGAACTTATGATTCCACAACAACTGTCTTATCATATCTGGATCATCTTTGAACCCTTCATCAATTATCAAAATACTAAGGCTCAAGTACCGGATAAGGGAACTTGATGAAAAGACTACATCAGATAAGTACTTCAGCATCTCTTTCACTTTAACATAACGACTCCCTGCTTTTAGCTTTAGTGTCCGAAGACTGGATAATTTTGGTAGATCCTTAATCTCGCACCACTCATTGTCGAAATTCTCGAGTGTCTCTAATTTGCTCAACCCGTTGAACTGTAATTTGAAATTCTTCCTGGCACGGAAGCAACTTGGTAAATACAAATGACGCAAATGTGCTAACTTACCAAAAATATTACTTGGCACCGGTGATCTGATCAGAATAAAACCTTGTAAATTTAGGTTGAGAGTCTGTAGCAGTACCAACTTTTGTACCCCTGGAAAGGTTTTCAAATTTGAACCACTTAAACGGAGATATCGCAAGTAAACAAGGCTGCCTAATACTCTACTGATATTTGTACCAAAAAGTTTACCTAAACAAGATTGCCTACTATGCCACACATTTTCAAGAGCCAAAACTCTTAGTAACTTAAAATTGGCAAAATACAATCCCAATCGTAGTGGCTGACTTTCATGTCCATCCACATTTCGAAGTAAGATTGATCGGTATTGTTGGTGATTGGGTTTCTTGGTAAAGTAAAAATTAGCTTCTATGCCTTTTTTCTGATAAAATACGAGCTGTCTAGTCTTAGCAACCCGGGGAACAACAGAACGATTGAGATTCaaatcatttccttcttcaagaTCAACTGTTCTGAAAAAatctccttcttttgcctttgaTAAGGATAGATCTCTCATAAGGTCATGAAGAAAACAACTTCTGAACTTCATACGCGATGATTCCAAATCTTTAAATCTCACTTGAACCATACTCCTATGGACTAGCTCTCCCATGTAAGATTCAGCGACTTGCATCAGTGTTTCTCCTTCCCTTCTGTCGCTGGATAGTACCATTCCCTCAGCAATCCATAACTGATATAAATTTTCTGCATCTATTAATTCATCTTCCAAAAATTTACCTAGATATAAAAAGCATGGTTTCAGTTGAGTGGGCAAAACGTTGTAACTCCGAACTAATATGTCAAGTAGTTGTTCTTGTTGAGTTTCTCCGAACCCCTTCCCTTTCTTGAGGGATGATAGACTATCATCATATACCTTCTCCCACTCGATCACGGAAGGTTTTGTTACCAGAATTCCCCCCAAAATCACTATAGCTAGTGGAAGACCGCCGCAATTTCTAACCATTTCTCTTCCCAACTTTTCCATTCTTACAAAATCTCTGGCAATATCTGTAACAGACAGAGCAACAAGAAAGAGGCGAGGCCTATTAATCAAGGGCAAAAGAATTATAATACAAAGAAATAGGTAAGAATCTAATTGGACCGAGATTGACAGTAgcatataattctgcttcctttCTACGTAAAAAGTCACTTTGAGTCTGTAGGCATTCTAGCGAGTGGTGTTTGGTACATTTTATAATATGGTTCAACTACATTTGTTTTTCTTTCTCTAAGAGTTTCAGAGTACTTTATTGGGATTTCCATGTCTAGTTTTACTCCACATATACATAAATCGGATGAAGTTCGTCAGCTGGAGGTTCGTTACCTTGAAAATATGAGATTAAACATAATGAAATCTGTGTAAATTATGTACCTAGATAATCTCCTCTTGTGGGAAGTGCTTTTAACCGTAGTAACTCCCAACTTTGATCTGCGCTTAAAAGTCCTGGTTGGTGAATGAGTCCTTTTGGATTTACATGCTCAGCAACATCAACATTACGACTTG
This window contains:
- the LOC141673876 gene encoding uncharacterized protein LOC141673876, which codes for MVNEIEEDGTDNELDLVQFPLHSEESLLDLIIVECGKLQVNFEGEGKNSITTSIMPTGSRIIEEHWSHKSHPLEQIQYTSSESGENDNNDYGHGGVLTCDGCIQQITVSHPSYYACVKCDFFLHSFCATKLPQKLHLGASPFHPQHTLLLRRTDNLFVNVRCKVCGYQTNGFYYHCETCDIVIDIRCVFVPTRIKHRSHKHSLVQGPSSNSMCSVSNTRIARGMEYGCETCSSFKISMLCAFYPSRMKHRYDDHPLTLRQPPFFYEGVFYCEICEEHVNNQVWLYHCGESCDHSFHYDCLRWHESIKLERNFKIRRNDILHKYRVLKRSFRKNYSLMSSKYQEQMNEWGYLIGCDGCGQIICRTWCKEESF
- the LOC141670869 gene encoding putative disease resistance protein At1g59620 produces the protein MAEAIVSMIVGRLTDLLIEEPQRLHEVRDEIQLVVTELTRIKTFLPDADSRIYQESIRVLLAEVRELAYDAEHVVESFLVKASSSPGKTVQWMNTRKFSRMIKDIQRKMSLLFNRFQDCNIKSTLETPESSDSSYGTMGKLKRFHSFTTVEPEIFVGFQGDVDRLVGHLVDERDDCYPLISICGMGGLGKTTLAEKIYNHSTIKTYFAGLAWVSISQKWQTKQVLQRILICLVHEKKEEIFTWDDDKLLENLLQVQQKKKCLIVLDDIWSKDAWDSIKLAFTAEKSISKLMLTSRNVDVAEHVNPKGLIHQPGLLSADQSWELLRLKALPTRGDYLDIARDFVRMEKLGREMVRNCGGLPLAIVILGGILVTKPSVIEWEKVYDDSLSSLKKGKGFGETQQEQLLDILVRSYNVLPTQLKPCFLYLGKFLEDELIDAENLYQLWIAEGMVLSSDRREGETLMQVAESYMGELVHRSMVQVRFKDLESSRMKFRSCFLHDLMRDLSLSKAKEGDFFRTVDLEEGNDLNLNRSVVPRVAKTRQLVFYQKKGIEANFYFTKKPNHQQYRSILLRNVDGHESQPLRLGLYFANFKLLRVLALENVWHSRQSCLGKLFGTNISRVLGSLVYLRYLRLSGSNLKTFPGVQKLVLLQTLNLNLQGFILIRSPVPSNIFGKLAHLRHLYLPSCFRARKNFKLQFNGLSKLETLENFDNEWCEIKDLPKLSSLRTLKLKAGSRYVKVKEMLKYLSDVVFSSSSLIRYLSLSILIIDEGFKDDPDMIRQLLWNHKFNLRELSVNGQLPELGELFEEQQQLNHTRIDAYLTGITKLKLICTCLEEDPMPVLEKIPTLREFDLGFNAYEGKEMVCSAMGFPKLIRLELYFLNNLEKWRVDEGSMPILEYLKFQKCIEVEELPEGIIFLDSLQTLILSGMPSEFCDRIRTENGDRGPEFYKVAHVRDLIVQ